A stretch of the Uranotaenia lowii strain MFRU-FL chromosome 3, ASM2978415v1, whole genome shotgun sequence genome encodes the following:
- the LOC129751350 gene encoding uncharacterized protein LOC129751350: MVLFANKLVFIALLGAIWSLDAGHSLDFDCSYRNNQNWCTIANLSLASGTDLSKLTFANESLIYLKEPSVEYLSAELLNRMIVVDKMEVDGGTVPKLYIKPTLTRISAHRNRLAEVVIDAEDNFNLEHLGIAYNLLKKVPKNVRYLKNLARLHLHDNQIEVVDMDQFGELPKLKVLALHRNKIVRLDTTRSLKLVHLEELFLYGNQLEDLFLKLWDFPNLGTFHMAANRLSSVPGFVGKFPQLTTTSFGGNQWNCVWLILTLKQLVQQAQKLSVQGDKQCLGNKVGGICCNGAADELSTFIMDTMNEQYLRMNIWMIKQERAIDGINEAIESLKEELFDSKLKNIDRFADLEDATRRVENNMKSSFSDFRKELERIQADSPKQVLEQFEWFEEKLHENRALIDNVIEDLYLAEIEKNDNKTQIIN, encoded by the exons ATGGTCTTGTTTGCAAATAAGCTCGTTTTTATTGCACT TTTAGGTGCAATTTGGTCCCTGGACGCCGGACATTCCCTGGATTTCGACTGCAGCTACCGGAACAATCAAAATTGGTGCACCATTGCAAATTTGAGTTTGGCCTCCGGAACAGATCTATCGAAACTTACCTTTGCCAACGAAAGCTTGATCTACCTGAAGGAGCCCAGTGTGGAATATTTGTCTGCGGAGCTCTTGAACCGGATGATCGTGGTCGACAAGATGGAAGTGGACGGAGGAACGGTTCCCAAACTTTACATCAAACCAACGTTGACCAGAATTAGTGCCCACCGAAACCGGCTGGCGGAAGTGGTGATTGATGCTGAGGATAACTTTAATTTGGAGCATTTGGGCATTGCGTATAATTTGTTGAAGAAAGTTCCGAAAAACGTGCGATATCTAAAGAATTTGGCTCGGTTACATTTGCACGATAACCAAATTGAAGTTGTAGATATGGATCAATTTGGGGAGTTGCCTAAGTTGAAAGTTTTGGCCTTGCACAGGAACAAAATCGTAAGGTTGGATACAACTAGATCATTGAAGTTGGTCCATCTGGAAGAGTTGTTTCTGTACGGAAACCAGCTGGAAGATTTGTTCCTGAAGCTGTGGGACTTTCCTAATCTGGGAACATTTCACATGGCCGCGAATCGCCTCAGTTCTGTTCCGGGTTTTGTAGGAAAGTTCCCTCAATTGACGACGACATCGTTTGGCGGTAATCAGTGGAACTGTGTCTGGTTGATCCTGACTTTGAAGCAGCTGGTTCAGCAAGCCCAAAAACTATCGGTTCAAGGCGATAAGCAGTGTTTGGGGAACAAAGTCGGTGGGATTTGCTGTAACGGAGCTGCGGATGAATTGAGCACATTTATCATGGATACCATGAATGAACAATACCTTCGGATGAACATCTGGATGATTAAGCAGGAACGAGCCATTGACGGTATAAACGAAGCAATAGAATCATTGAAAGAGGAACTAtttgatagtaaattgaaaaatatagataGATTCGCTGATTTAGAAGATGCTACAAGAAGGGTGGAAAATAATATGAAGAGTAGCTTTAGTGATTTTAGGAAAGAATTAGAACGGATTCAAGCCGACAGTCCCAAACAGGTTCTAGAACAGTTTGAATGGTTTGAAGAAAAGTTGCATGAAAATCGTGCTTTGATAGATAATGTTATTGAAGATTTATACCTAGCCGAGATagagaaaaatgacaacaaaacacaaataataaattga